The Cervus elaphus chromosome 20, mCerEla1.1, whole genome shotgun sequence genomic interval tgtggggcaattaagccgatgtgccacaactactgagcctgtgctccagaacccaggagccacaactactgaagcccatgcgccctaAGCCCACGccttgcaacaagagaagccactgcaatgagaagcccgcacactgcaatgaagagtagccccagctggccacaactagaggaaagcccatgCATCAGCAAAGATCCAgaacagccaaagataaatacgtaaagattttttaaaaagacaaatcctttatgatttcatttatatacgtagtctaaaaaaataaacaacagaaacagacttacaggaaaaagaaaaaaaagctttggtggttgccaaaggggctGGGGGTGTGTGAATGGACCAGATAGGTGAAGTGGATTAAGAGGCATAAACTCCCAGTTATACAAtgaataagtcatggggatgttgTGTACAGCACGGTAATACAAGAttattataataactttatatagTAACAGATCATTACTAAGCTTATTGAAAAgattatttcataatgtataaaaatgttgAGCCACTataatgtacacctgaaaccaatattgcgtgtcaattatatttcaattaaaaaatgagaaatgagtcAGAAATCTACTTAAATATTCTCTATATTCCCTCCATCTCATCTCATATTTTACTTTCATCCTGAAGGCCTTGCATGGGGGCACTTCCATGAGCTGAGATGCTGGTTAAAGATTCACTCACAGGACTTTGTGGAATTGGGAGAAAATCTGTGACTCAACCAGGAATACAGGGTTAATAAGTGAGAGACCCAGGGCTTGGATTCAGCCTACTTACTTCCACTCTTCCTGTTCCTCATAGTGCATCTGGCAGTATGTGACTGGTACAAGTGGGTTCCAAACCAAAGTCCATCGTGTTGTCCCAGCATTTACAAAAAGAGAACTCTCCTCTTATGGGAAGTAGATTTGTCTAAGCAAATCTAAGGATTTGCTCAGTAGGGTTgggaaagtaaagacataaagaatatttatatttattggagTTAGAACTGAGTTTCTTAACAGACTTACAGCTTGAGCTGTTGGAGGTTCTCTAACAAATGATAGCACTATGGACCACGGTAGTGACTTAAAAATCTCTCATTAAATACATAGCCTCACTCTCTACCAGTGATAGGGAGTGATATGTGATTAAGGAGAAGTGAACTGACTGGCCAAGAACCTGAATTTGTCTTCCCttatttcaaattcaaaaatatttactagaaCTAAAAGTTTCTTACTTCTGTGCTCTCATTATCtgtttaaagttttcatttagCATTCATCATTCCGccaaatatatgttatatattatattttatataatgctTTTGCTTATGTtacactatattttatttattacatatattgCATTTAGTATAATTTACCACTGTACTCCCAGCACTTAGCACTGGACCTAACCCCTTTAAGTAATGGCCAGATTTGCTTGTGAAGCTCTAAATGCTTTTCTTAGATTTGATTTAATATGGGAGAAAGTAGATACTTACATTCCCTAAAATCGTAACTGAATCTATATGAATAAGACTGTAGAGCTTGAACTGCTGCTAGAAATGCTCTTCCTTTGAGGATCTGCATTGGCTAAAATGAGTATCCCAGGTGGCTATTTCACAGAGGATTCTTCTCTTTTGAAAAAGGTTCAGGGATGAGGTTTTGCTTTATTGGGGAAGTCTAAGGCCCTGGGGGATTTGAACTTTGCTTAGCTTGATTCCTCTTGTCCATCACTATCCATACTGTGAGTTGCCCCTGAACGGTGATATactctgtgtgttagttgctcagtcgtgtccccatggactataacccgccaggctcctctgtctataggattacccaggcaagaatactggagtgggctgtcatttccttctcctggggatctttccgacccagggatcaatcctgtgtctcctgaattacaggcattttctttaccataTACTCTAGGTAAACAGAAAATGCCAGCCAGGTGGTGCAAATTCAATTCTGCCTTCACCCTTTTTCTGTCTTAGCCTTATTATCTGTACAGTTGGGAGCCTTAtccctgccttcctccaaggaCTATTCTGAAGACATAGTGAGATAATTTCCAGGAAAGCATTTTGTGTTAAGGACCACATTATGGAAGAGTTACTTACCATAAAATGATCCTGGGTATGAGTAGTAACCAAAATAATCCTAAGGAACAGGAGGGGTTCTTCTTGGGTTGTTTAATCCAGCCAAATATTCAGTGAGAGGCTGGAACTGTTTAGCAGGTCAGAAAAAGTTCTTTGGCTAGATCCTGAATGGGCTGTGGCAAAGGCTGTTGAAAACATCTGATTCTATAGTGTGTGACTGTGAAGCTATTCCTTTCAAACAAGGTTTCTGGAAAACATGGGTGATAAATATTCTAGAAGTCCACAGTGATAAGGTATTCTGAATGATGCCCGTCAGTAGCTGCTTAGCCCTTAGCCCTAGGAGATGGTCCCATACATAGATCAAGACAGCTTTATTGCCCAgggaacaaacatttatttcactGAAGCCCAGCATGCAGGACTTTTTCTTGGTTTGATGAGATTAGCTTTATATAGATCACAAAAAAATATCCCAAGGCTTATGTCTTTGTCATTAAATATTAAACATGCTTTGCCCATTTCTCTATCACATTGCATTATGGTGAGTTCTGTGTGAGCCCATCTCCCCTATAAGACTGGAAGCTCCTTTTTACAAGGAATAGTGcagtttcttttgatattttccaTGTCTAGCCCAGCATCTGTCATATAGTAAAGACTCcatgaatgtttattgaatgactgTCAAACCTTTTGCCTGCAatacttcatttttaattattcagTTTTTTTCCCAGTTAACaatttctcttaatttcttttagTCATTTTATATTCTTAGAGAACTTTAGGTATAGTTTGATTGTTGTCATTGCCTCTATTGATCCTGAGAGTGGGTCTGGTATTTCTGTTATGGTCTGGAGAGCAGACATATGTGCTATTTGGGTCTCTGTACCTTCTTCTGAAGGCTCTTCTGAGTAATGAATCTACCCTTTAATTCTAGTGGAAGCTGTGTTCAGGGGCCATCATGCCCCCATGTCTGAAGTCTAGCCTAGACACTGACTTGACAGCTAATCCCTTGTTCTCCTCACTGTGTATTCATTTGAATCACAAACCCCAAATCTACATGAAGTTCCTTGGTCAGCCTCTGCTCCCCTGCTCTCTATGACTGTCTGATTCAACTTCATCACAAGGGCATAAATATTTCTATGTGGGACCTCCAAATATTATAGCCTTATTTCTTTTTGCccattattttcttgggttagAGTCTATAGATTCATACAACTTCTTAGATGTTTTGGTGGAGCTAAGTAAGGAGGACAAGGATGCCAGAAATTCACATAGATACCTCATGAACTGAATCCTAGTTTTCCTGAGTCTTAGGTGATTCTCACTGTTTAAAAGTTAAAGCTAGAATGTCTTCAGCAAGTCCTTCACAATCTGACTCCATCTTACCCTTCTGGTCTTATCTCTCTCCATTTCCCTTCTTGTACCCTGGTGTCAGCACACAATCACTTTTCATTTCCTGGGCATTCCTCTTACTTTCATACGTGTGAATATATTGTTGCTTCTCtttgaaattcttttcctatAAAAACTTGCCCATTGGATGATCCCTTCTTGTAAGTGCTTTAAGACCAATCCAGATTACAGATCATATCCTCTCTGAAGATTTCTGACATCTCCAATgaagtttctctttctttctctctctcctatttCCCTTCAGTTGTCAATATCACTTGACATGTAGAATTgaagctatatattttttaaagatttctttttgatgtggaccatttttaaagtctttattgaatttgttacaatattacttctgctttatgttttggttttttggttgcccagcatgtgggatcttagcttcctgaccagggttaaacccgcaccccctgcattggaaggtgaaatcttaaccattggaactGGTTAAACTAGGGAAGTTCCAAATCTGTATCTTTAAATGTTTGTCTTTGCCACTAGAGTTTGAGTTTTTTGAAGCCAGGCAATaaggtttcttttcatttttgtttccccaGACCCAGTCCGTGGCCTGGTTCATCCATATTGCCCATTACTTGCTTTCTGAATTAACAGTAGCTGAACTGACCTGGGAGAATTTGGGGATGTGCCCTCAAATGACCATTAACATGGCTGACAAGATTTGGAATTGCTAGGATCTCTAGTTAAACTGTCAGTGGTCACCATCTTTAATAAACAGTTTTGCTAGAAACTGGGATAAATTAAAGCAGCTGGGAGAGGAAATCTGTTTTCCCCTGGGCTGTCTCATTCTGAGGCTACTTTTCCTGTCCACACAGTGATTTATGACTTGGTACGTGATGTACAAACAGATTCCAACAGAGACTCCAGGTTGAGAAATTCTCATGTTCttaagaagggaggaagggattATAGGGAAGAATGTATGTCCttgattctgttttttgtttgtttgtttgttttctaaaggACCCTCTTCACTAAGCAGAGAGCCACAAGGAAACCAAGAGGTCAGTGAAAACTCCTTGGCCCACACTACTCTTCAACCTCTTCTTCAGGCATATCCCATCCTTATTTGTTTAATTATCCATAAAAATAGGGCCAACACTTCATCCAGGGACTTTATTTAAAGTTTACAGACTCCTAGTTGGATGCTGTTTCTGTTACTCTCTTTTCCTCCTCCGCAAGGGGCAGGTCTCTGGGAGCCAAGGACATAGGGCTCAGCTCCTCATAGTCCTGCTTAGAATGCTGAGAGCCTCAGAAAACCCATCCCCAAACTGTCAGAAAGGCTTCCTGCCAATGGCCCGGAGCAGAGCATCCTTGACCTCTTTGTTCCTCAAGGTGTACACCACAGGGTTCAGTAGTGGGGTGATGACGGTGTAGGTCACTGAGATCAGCTGGTCCTGATCCTTGGTGTTCTCTGACTTGGGCTTGAGGTAGGCGATGGAGGCACAGCCATAGTGGACGATGACCACAGTGAGGTGGGAGGCGCAGGTGGCAAAGGCCTTCTTCCGGCCCTCGGTAGAGGTGATCTTGAGGATGGTGGAGATGATGAGAACATAAGAGATGAAGACCAGACCCATAGGCGCAACGAGCACAAAAACACTGATTATCAAAGTCAGGATCTCATTGACAGTTGTGTCAACGCAGGAGAGCTTCATCACAGGTCGgatgtcacagaagaagtgggCCACCTTTGTGGCACAGAAAGGTAACCTGAATACAGACGTCACCTGTGTCGTGGCCACAATCAGCCCGATGCTGCAGGCTGCCCACACCAGCTGGATGCACACTCTCCTGTTCATAATGACTGTGTATCTCAGGGGgctgcagatggccacatagcggtcgtATCCCATCACTGTGAGCAGGAAGCAGTTAGTGATCCCAAAGGTTACAAAAAAGAACATCTGTGTGGCACAACCTGCCAATGTAATGGACTGGCTCATGCCCACAAGGCTGGACAGCATTCTTGGAAGAATAACTAGTGTATATATAGTCTCTGAAGTGGACAGCAtactgaggaagaagtacatgggcgtGTGGAGATGATGATCAATTCGGATAATGATCACAATAATTATATTACCTGCTAAGGTTAAGATGTATGGTGCAAGAAACATCACAAAAAGAGTGAGCTGGTGCTCGTGGAAGCTGGAGAAACTTTGTAAAACAAACTCAGTGGTGAGAGTATGGTTCTCTCTCTTCATTGAGTGGCCACTAGATTGGAAATGTAGAAGAATAAAAGTTACATAATCTCAGTAAAGCAGTTTAatctatttttgaaattaattgaacttttttctcctttataaacCTGGGGATACATTTTCCAGTGGCAGTGGAATACAGTTAATCTTTAGGTTTACttatcttcatttaaaatattcttgttcTGTGGCCATCTATTATAATACAATTTCCTATGCATGCTAGAATCAACTAAGTTTTTTTCCCTGCACTGTATAACCATGGACATTCCCACTTCACTGTACTCTTCATCCTTGTcatctggaatgctcttcctATCTTCCTCCTCTTAATAAATTGTCCTCATTCTTCAAAGACTAATGCATGTCTTCTCCTCCATTAATGCATATTGTCCTCTGAAATTTTGATGTTTGTTTGCATTATTGTCATCCCTCCTCTGTGCACTCTGTGGCTTTATACCTTTTACATCTGCGTATCTCACTGACTCAAGATTATGCATGAATTTGATGCTTGAAAACAACTTGTTTAGGGATTGACTGGAAAGTTCTTTTATTTCAAAACTGTGAATCATCCCCTTGCACGTCCtttaggaaataaaagcaaagcagaTTCAGAAATGTTCATCTTGTTTTCAAGAAGGAAAAGGTGAATTTTAACCAGCCACCATCCACACTGCTGTCTGAATGATGGAAGCTGGCTGACACTTCACAGCACTGACTCACGTATATTGTAAACCATGGTACATCTTCATTTTCCCTAAACTAGGAGGCAAATTTACAGCCAACACAACTTTGTGAGTAGGAATACACCTACTCTGCAGGGGTGAACAATCGTACCAGGGAAGATGCAGCAAATTCATGTGTCCTTCATCTAAAGTAAAAGCAGGCTCTGAATATAAAGAACAGAGTTACACTAAACATACATCATTTTGTTGAAAGATGGGGCTCAGTCCAATTCATGTAATATTTCACATTTAGGTCCCTTTAGACAGTAAGCTCCTGTAGgctatttaaattatattctgaTTTCCTTATGCATATTCAGAAAAAGACTTTTTGCATAAAGTAAATCATATCAGTGAGGAAGCTTAGTAGACATGGAGACCTCCTTCTAGttcataaaaaattatttaagagaAATTGAAGACCAACTGTTAATCACTTACATTAAGAATGCTAAAAGAGAGTAAAGTTACAACAGGAAATATTTCCCAATAGGAATATTCATTTGACTCTAAAATACATGACTAAAGACAGTTATCTTCTGAGAGGCCTCCAGGTATAAATTAGGCAGTGGTCCAGTCATGGGGTGGTATGACACCTCtaccatgaaataaaaaatgtgtgttAGAGCTTTTGATTGTTCTAATGATGGTCATGGATGCAGTTAGCAATTAGTGGTGCTAAATGTCCTGCAGTACATGTGATGATTCCACCCAAGGAAGAGCTGTCCCATTCAAATACCAATAGAGCTTCTCCTGAGAAACCCAGGGCTAGAGTGTCATCTGATTCTGGCTGAAGTCTAACTGTCTTGAGGTGGATGAATGGCTGCTATAACCTGGTTAGTTTCCACCACCCTATGGAGCCTATAATTCTTCCAAGAAAATCAAGGGCAAGAAGAGCAAACACAACCTAACGAGGACCTACCCCAGCTATGACAAGAACTGTTAATGTGCCATAAATTAAAGTCCGTCCATGAGCAATAATACACAAGTCAGTTCTTTTCTAAAAAACACTTGCCTGTAACTGCCTAGGGCTGAGGCACAACAAGATAGCTCAGCTCGAGGAGGCTGAGGAGTGAAGATCTAAGTGTCTGACTCCCTTGGCCCCAGTGTGCAGGTCAGGGAAGGGCAAGGTAACCAGAAACAACTGTGACAGGTTGAGCGGGTAGCAGATAAATACAAACTGGCAGGAATGTGGTCGGGCTGGGGAGCTGTAGGCATCCTTGACAGCCCCTGTGTAGAGAAGTCTTCAAAGCCAAAGAAGGAGTTCCCCCAGGAGCAGCCAGTGGGGCTCCTGGAGGTGACTCCCTGTAGACATCCTCAGAGCCACACTGGGGCTGGGAGGGTACAGACAGTAGGTTCCTGGGGGGCTCATTATGTGTAGGGCTCATTTACCCAATACTAGGGCTGGCATTTGGGGAGTCTGGGGAGAGTTTTTGCTTCAAGTAGCAACAGAATTAGAGGAAGCTGGTTTATTTAGCTCACTCTAACTTGTTTGAATAAGTACATTATTACTGGCTGGTTAACTCAGTTGGTCAGAGTggtgttaataataaaataatgaattagtACACTGTGCTTTTTTACATATGTGCCTTGGAAATCCGTAGTTTACAAATCTAGGCAGCTCAAGCTTGGAGCCATATTACTTTGGATCTCATGAAGTTTAGcacacccccaccctccacctttTTTTTATAGGCAGGATTTCTATCCAGGGTTCTCTCTTTGGAATGAAAGTTGTCAAATATGGCCATGGTTCTGCAGAGAACAGTTCATGCTGCCTGTCTTTCTGCCCCTGTGACATTCAGAATTGGGAGACATTAGATCTTTAGACATTAGTCTTTAGATCCAAGGATCCTCTCTTGGGGGttaggaaacagaaaagagcCTCTGAACATTGTTCTCATTACTCAGATTACCTCCTCTTCTCCATTTGGCAAACTTCTACTAGTCTGTCAAGTCTCAGCCTCAGAATTTACTTTTCATGAAGACTTTCCATGAGTCAGTTTATTGCTTCtgtaatattttcttcctttaacatGAGGTACTTATCTATGCCCATTCATTCTTAGAGTACTAATCATATGCTAGGCCTTGTGCTCATTGCTGGACATACAGCACTGAATGAGATACTTTATAAACCTTTGAAGGGCTCACTGTTTAGTTACAGGTgattggtgttgttcagtcactaagtcgtgtctgactctttgcaatcccatggaccgcagcatgccaggcttcccagcccttcactctctcccagagtttactcaaactcatgtcattgagtttggtgatgccatccaaccatctcaacgtCTGttgtccacttttcctcctgctctcaatctttgccaacatcagggtcttttccaatgagtcggctctttgcaacatgtggccaaaggattgaagcttcagcatcagtccttccaatgaatattcagggatgatttcctttaggattgactggtttgatctcctttctgtccaagggactctcaagagtcttctccagcaccacagttcaaaagcatcaattcttcagtactcagccttctttatggtccaactctcacatgcatacatgactattggaaaaatcataactttgactagatgaacctttgttggcaaattgatgcctctgctttttaatacattgtttagatttgtcatatcttttcttccaaggagcaagtatcttttaatttcatagctgcagtcagcatccacagtgcttttggagcccaagaagataaaatctgtcactgtttccatggtttccccatctatttgccatgaaatgatgggacctgatgccatgatctttgttttttgaatgttgagttttaagccagctttttctcttctctttcaccttcatcaagaggctccttagttcctctttgctttctgccattacagtggtatcatctgcgtatctgagattgttggtatttctcttggtaatcttgattccagcttgtgcttcattcaacctggtatttcccatgatgtactctgcgtgtaagttaaataatcagagtgacagtatacagtgttgatgtactcctttcaagAACCtgttgaacagtatgaaaaagcaaaaagatatgacaccagaagatgtgccccccaggttggtaggtgtccattatgctactgggaaagagtggagaaatagctccagaaagaatgaagaggccaggacaaagcagaaatgatgctcagttgcgGATATGTCTGGTCATaaaagtaaagttcaatgctatgaagaacaatattgcataggaatctggaatgttatgtctatgaatcaaggtaattTGGAGTGGTAAGTggtcaagtaggagatggcaagagtaagcatcaacattttaggaatcagtgaactaaaattgacAGGaaaaggtgaatttaattcagatgaccattatatctaccccTGTGGTccagaatcccttaaaagaaatggagtagtcctcatagtcagcaaaaagagcccaaaatacagtacttgggtgcaatctcaaaaatgacagaataatcttggTTTGTtaacaaggcaaaccattcaatatcacagtaatctaagtctatgtcccaatcaccaacaccaaagaagctgaagctgagaaGTTCTacagacctacaaaaccttctagaactaacaccaagaaaagatgtccttttcattttaggggattggaatgcaaaactaggaagtcaagagatacctggagtagcaggcaagtttggcctgggagtacaaaatgaagcagggcaaaggctaacagagttttgccaagagaacacatagtcatagcaaacaccctcttccagcaacacaagagaagactctacacatggacatgattagatggtcagtaccaaaatcagattgcttatatttgaaactgaagatggagaagctctatacagtcagcaaaaataagacctggagctgactgtggctcagatcatgaactccttattgtaaaattcaggtttaagttgaagaaagtagggaaaaccactaggctattcaggtatgacctaaatcaaatcccttataatatACAGTTACAGGTGGTAGACAAGTAGACTGAAATAATGCCACAAGTAAGTGGGACAGGAAGAAGATGGTTCCTGATTAGACTAAGGTTGATTACAGAAAAATATGTTGTAGGTAAAGTAAGACCAGTTtacaaaagattttattttattttatttttcatttatttttattagttggaggctaattacttcacaacattgcagtgggttttgtcatacattgacatgaatcagccatggagtacAAAAGATTTtagaatggcttcccaggtggcgcagtggtaaagaagcctcctgccaagcaggagatgcaggagttgtgggttcaatccctgggttggaaaagtCCCCCgtaataggaaatggcaactcacttcagtagtcttgcctggaaaattccatgaacagaggagcctggtggactatagtccacggagtcAAGAAGAGTAGGTacagctgaacacacacacacagaaacttcATCACTTTTAAGGGCCTTTCAAATTATTTCACTTATCCCTCCTGTTCATGGGCTTCACTGTCCTTAGCAACTTGCCTTTAAAAGACCACCAGCCCTCATCAGCTACCCTGCACCCTCTTCTTGTTTCTCTGGCGATTTTACTTCCATGCTGGTAAAAGAAGATACTCAGCACTGGAATTTGATAAATTGATCTGGCAGCAGTACAAAGATGGATTTGAGGTTGGTGAAAAGAAGCAGCGTGGTTGCTGACACAACAGGTCAGGTCAGAGATAATTGGGATTGATCTATATGGGTTGACAATGGCCCATATGAGCGGGAGAGGTAAGACAGACATATGAGGTAAACCAAGAGGGCTTATAACTGAATCAGTGTGTGGATCAagggagaagaaagaacaaatcATTATATAAACTACTCCCATCAGGTTCACTCACATCAGTTCCCTGATTATTCATAATATGCATAGCTTTTTGTAATAACAGATAAATCAAATAAATGATCTTTATATTAATGTTCTATCATTAGGTATGATTGGTGGCTATGGGATCTCAGCAGCAAGAGTAGAACTGGGCAAAATAGCTCAGTGCTTTATGATGCCATTGCTTTGGGACAAATCAGGAAGATTTTGGAAATGTGGCACTCGGTAGATGGTATAAAaatgtggtgctggggaaaaagAGGTTTTCAGCTTCTGagtcaactaatatttattgaatactttcaCACTTTTTTGTCTCACTTAATCCTCCAAACAACCTTATAAAGTCATTGGTACtatttcattttacagaggagaaattaTGAGGAATCTATTACTCCATCAACAGTAAGTCtattggttcagttcagctcagttcagtcgctcagtcgtgtctgactctttgtgaccccatggactgcagcatgccaggcttccctatttgGTGCCAAATGGAATGAGTGTGTGGTGACTATAGAAACAAAACTAGGGAAACAGCCAAGAAGATCTGCAATAAACTGCTTTATTTGGGGACCATA includes:
- the LOC122676425 gene encoding olfactory receptor 10J1 yields the protein MKRENHTLTTEFVLQSFSSFHEHQLTLFVMFLAPYILTLAGNIIIVIIIRIDHHLHTPMYFFLSMLSTSETIYTLVILPRMLSSLVGMSQSITLAGCATQMFFFVTFGITNCFLLTVMGYDRYVAICSPLRYTVIMNRRVCIQLVWAACSIGLIVATTQVTSVFRLPFCATKVAHFFCDIRPVMKLSCVDTTVNEILTLIISVFVLVAPMGLVFISYVLIISTILKITSTEGRKKAFATCASHLTVVIVHYGCASIAYLKPKSENTKDQDQLISVTYTVITPLLNPVVYTLRNKEVKDALLRAIGRKPF